A window of Mucilaginibacter paludis DSM 18603 contains these coding sequences:
- a CDS encoding sensor histidine kinase, producing the protein MQEIDKQAFATIIAAVVLLIVIGMIMLFLAVYYTNRKKKLMREKEQLKVVYEQAILQSQLEIQEQTLRNVSKEIHDNIGQVLSYVSLSLDRAADLNEDQRKGIIAESKLLVNQSMNDLRDLSKSFSLDNIASKGLSATIEAEVIRLNKSRLIRANLNIEGQPTSFGENRELILFRILQEFINNTLKHARAKNLNIDLKYQADKLLFKVEDDGIGFNLDDPQNNNGSGIRNIRTRAGIIGADAAVQSRIGEGSSITLSLTLA; encoded by the coding sequence ATGCAGGAAATTGACAAACAAGCCTTCGCAACAATAATAGCTGCAGTAGTTTTATTGATTGTTATTGGCATGATTATGCTTTTTTTAGCTGTTTATTATACCAACAGGAAAAAAAAGCTGATGCGGGAGAAAGAGCAATTGAAAGTGGTTTATGAGCAGGCCATTTTGCAATCGCAGTTGGAGATCCAGGAACAAACCTTACGTAACGTGAGCAAGGAAATCCACGATAACATCGGCCAGGTATTATCCTACGTTTCGCTGAGCCTGGACAGGGCCGCAGATTTAAATGAGGACCAGAGAAAAGGCATCATAGCCGAAAGCAAATTGTTGGTAAATCAATCCATGAACGATCTGCGCGACCTCTCAAAGAGCTTTAGTTTAGATAATATAGCAAGCAAAGGCTTATCCGCCACAATTGAGGCCGAAGTTATCCGGCTGAACAAAAGCAGGCTGATTAGGGCGAATTTAAATATTGAAGGGCAACCTACCTCCTTCGGCGAAAACCGGGAGTTGATACTATTTAGGATACTCCAGGAATTTATCAATAACACCCTGAAACATGCCCGAGCCAAAAATCTCAATATCGATTTGAAATACCAGGCCGATAAACTACTTTTTAAAGTAGAGGACGATGGTATCGGCTTTAACCTGGATGATCCCCAGAATAATAATGGTTCTGGTATAAGGAATATCCGTACACGGGCCGGTATTATCGGGGCCGATGCTGCGGTACAAAGCAGGATTGGCGAAGGCTCGTCTATAACTCTAAGCCTTACCCTGGCTTAA
- a CDS encoding helix-turn-helix domain-containing protein encodes MSKHTFEEKLDVVSQVRKGKPILRISRERHIREGMILEWVRKYDLYGESGLLKQPNVKPTPDFKEEVVRLVIEKKVPLNQVVLEYRLSKTALERWVRSVRVEGYAVLYQQKNPGRPPKCMGRSKKLEPETEVEKLQAENSRLRAENALLKKVTALVKEKEARERMSGQKPSKN; translated from the coding sequence ATGTCAAAGCACACATTTGAAGAGAAACTTGATGTAGTTTCTCAAGTAAGAAAGGGAAAGCCGATTCTACGGATATCCCGCGAACGCCATATCCGTGAAGGCATGATATTGGAATGGGTTCGGAAATATGATCTTTATGGCGAAAGTGGGCTGCTCAAACAACCTAACGTCAAGCCCACGCCTGATTTCAAAGAAGAAGTTGTAAGGCTTGTCATAGAAAAAAAAGTACCTTTAAATCAGGTTGTTCTGGAATATAGATTAAGCAAGACTGCTTTAGAGCGCTGGGTAAGATCAGTACGGGTTGAGGGATATGCAGTACTATACCAGCAAAAGAATCCTGGACGACCACCTAAATGCATGGGAAGATCAAAGAAGCTTGAACCTGAAACAGAAGTAGAGAAGCTCCAGGCGGAAAATAGCCGTTTGCGGGCGGAGAACGCACTATTAAAAAAAGTCACGGCCTTAGTCAAGGAAAAAGAAGCCCGCGAACGCATGAGTGGGCAAAAGCCATCGAAGAACTAA
- a CDS encoding PA0069 family radical SAM protein, with protein MAHEDNPEYFKGRGAQVNTHNKFLKNKYVLEHIEGLDEPMLENSHTQIFEENAKKIVSESNSPDLHFMHSINPYQGCEHGCIYCYARNTHEYYGFSAGLDFERKIIVKRNAAKLLEQYFNKKNYKPAIIMLSGNTDCYQPMERKLKITRSLLQVFLKYKHPVSIITKNNLILRDIDILERLAALGLVHVNVSLNSLDEQLRQKLEPRTITATGRLAVIQKLSERNIPVRVMVAPVIPGLNSTEIPNIIKAASERGARSAGFTIVRLNGSIGEIFTDWVHKAFPERAEKVLNMIASCHGGQLNDSRWGTRMSGEGHIAESIHQLFKMGCTRFLTGRQMPEYNFTHFTPLTGRQTALF; from the coding sequence ATGGCACATGAGGATAATCCTGAGTATTTTAAGGGCAGAGGGGCGCAGGTAAACACACATAATAAGTTTCTGAAGAATAAATATGTGTTAGAGCATATTGAAGGGCTTGATGAACCCATGCTCGAAAACAGCCATACCCAGATATTTGAAGAGAACGCCAAAAAAATTGTAAGCGAATCCAACAGTCCTGATCTGCATTTTATGCACTCTATTAACCCTTATCAGGGTTGTGAGCATGGTTGTATTTATTGTTATGCGCGTAACACCCACGAGTATTACGGCTTTAGCGCCGGACTGGATTTTGAACGGAAAATCATAGTGAAACGCAATGCGGCCAAATTGCTGGAGCAGTATTTTAATAAAAAAAATTATAAGCCTGCTATCATTATGCTCTCGGGCAATACCGATTGTTACCAGCCGATGGAACGGAAGTTAAAAATTACCCGGTCACTGCTCCAGGTATTTTTAAAATACAAACATCCTGTAAGCATCATCACCAAAAACAATTTAATATTACGCGATATCGATATTTTAGAACGCCTTGCCGCTTTAGGTTTGGTGCATGTTAACGTTTCGCTTAACTCGCTCGACGAGCAGTTGCGCCAGAAATTGGAGCCGCGAACCATTACGGCTACGGGCCGCTTAGCTGTAATTCAAAAACTCTCCGAGCGGAATATTCCGGTAAGGGTAATGGTTGCACCGGTTATCCCGGGATTAAACAGTACCGAAATACCTAATATTATTAAAGCGGCGTCAGAACGGGGGGCCCGGTCTGCGGGATTTACCATTGTGCGGCTAAACGGCAGTATCGGCGAAATATTTACAGATTGGGTACATAAAGCGTTTCCGGAAAGGGCAGAGAAGGTTTTAAACATGATAGCGTCCTGTCATGGCGGACAGCTTAATGATAGCCGCTGGGGAACGCGTATGAGTGGCGAGGGGCATATAGCAGAATCCATACACCAGCTTTTTAAAATGGGCTGTACCCGTTTTTTAACTGGTCGGCAAATGCCTGAGTATAATTTTACTCATTTTACGCCACTAACAGGCAGGCAAACCGCGTTATTTTAA
- a CDS encoding tetratricopeptide repeat protein: MFRKLSLAATFVLCLSTRASANFDFNSNCVLAYKNILSLRLNEGRQLIDKEKAQHPENSVTVLLDNYYDFFLILTSGNKDSFDKLKANKAARIDRLDNEDEKSPYYNFSIAQVNLQWALLRSHFGEYTTAGFEINKAYRLLQANNKKFPSFLPNNMPLGVVNVLLGSLPGGALKTVLGFLGIKGDTQTGVKMLEKLSADLPRSGYAYHYTELIYYLTYIQTDVVNDPLAYTKMLHLVTQADSTSLLTDYIVGYISLRTGHSSEAISRLQKRHQGDGYQSYPYLDYLVGIAKMNREDADCNNYFNQFLQTNHGVNFIKDAYLHLAWKCLLEGDIRRYNGFIQLVKSKGSLYNDKDKQALDEANDAPPNVILLRARLLYDGGFYTKAIALLNSKTLNDFSLGRDKIEYYYRLGRIYDAMDNDDLALKFYQNTINIGKASNYHYAATSATKMGAIYEQRKDYTKARNAYQLVLDLKNKQFRNSLEQKAKEGLKRLGEN, encoded by the coding sequence ATGTTTAGAAAACTATCTTTAGCAGCCACCTTTGTTCTTTGCCTCAGCACCAGGGCCTCCGCAAATTTTGATTTTAACAGCAATTGTGTTCTGGCGTATAAAAACATCCTTAGCCTCCGTTTAAACGAGGGCAGGCAATTAATTGATAAAGAAAAAGCACAGCATCCTGAAAACTCCGTCACAGTACTGCTTGATAATTATTACGATTTTTTTTTAATACTTACATCTGGCAACAAAGACAGCTTTGATAAGCTAAAGGCCAATAAAGCTGCCAGAATAGACCGGCTGGATAACGAAGACGAAAAATCTCCTTACTATAATTTTTCAATAGCCCAGGTAAACCTGCAATGGGCTTTGCTGCGCAGCCACTTTGGTGAATATACAACCGCGGGCTTTGAAATTAATAAGGCCTACCGATTGTTGCAGGCCAATAATAAAAAATTTCCGTCCTTTTTACCAAATAACATGCCGCTTGGGGTTGTTAACGTTTTATTAGGCTCGCTGCCTGGCGGGGCACTTAAAACAGTATTAGGCTTTTTAGGTATCAAAGGTGATACGCAAACCGGGGTTAAAATGCTCGAAAAGCTTTCTGCGGACCTGCCCCGTTCTGGATATGCCTATCATTACACCGAATTGATCTATTATTTAACCTATATCCAAACCGATGTGGTTAATGATCCGCTGGCTTATACAAAAATGCTGCACCTGGTTACTCAAGCCGACAGTACAAGCCTCTTAACCGATTATATTGTCGGCTATATCTCTTTACGTACCGGCCATAGCAGCGAGGCCATTAGCAGGCTTCAAAAGCGGCATCAGGGCGATGGATACCAGAGCTACCCTTATCTTGATTACCTGGTTGGCATAGCCAAGATGAACAGGGAAGACGCCGACTGCAATAATTACTTCAACCAATTTTTACAAACCAATCACGGCGTCAATTTCATCAAAGATGCATACTTGCACCTGGCCTGGAAATGTTTGCTGGAAGGCGATATAAGGCGCTATAACGGTTTTATACAACTGGTTAAGAGCAAGGGCTCACTTTATAACGATAAAGACAAACAAGCGCTTGATGAAGCTAACGATGCCCCTCCAAATGTTATACTATTACGGGCCCGCTTATTATACGACGGCGGCTTTTATACCAAGGCCATTGCCTTGCTGAATAGCAAAACTTTGAACGATTTTTCGCTGGGGCGCGATAAGATAGAGTATTATTACCGCCTGGGACGAATTTACGATGCGATGGATAATGACGATCTGGCTTTAAAGTTTTATCAAAACACCATCAATATTGGTAAAGCCTCTAACTACCATTACGCGGCAACATCAGCTACCAAAATGGGAGCGATATATGAGCAACGTAAAGATTATACAAAAGCCCGCAACGCCTACCAACTTGTTCTCGATTTAAAAAATAAGCAGTTTAGAAACAGCCTTGAACAAAAAGCTAAGGAAGGCCTTAAACGCCTGGGCGAGAATTAA
- the ffh gene encoding signal recognition particle protein: MFENLSDKLDRAFKVLKGQGTITEINVAETMKEIRKALLDADVNYKTAKAFTDDVRQKALGQNVLTSISPGQLLTKIMNDELTQLMGGSTAELNFPATPTIILIAGLNGAGKTTFTGKLANFLKTQKGKKPLLVAGDVYRPAAIEQLKVLGEQIGVPVYANLESKDPIAIAREGVALAKQNGNNVVIVDTAGRLSIDEAMMVEIEQVKAALNPHEILFVVDSMTGQDAVNTAKVFNDRLDFTGVVLTKLDGDTRGGAALSIKSVVNKPIKFIGTGEKMEALDVFHPDRMASRILGMGDVVSLVERAQQQFDEKQAAELQKKIRKNKFDFNDFYGQIQQIKKMGNMKDLMGMIPGVGKAMKDVEIDDNAFKAIEAIIQSMTPFEKENPDSINQSRRNRIANGSGTNLQEVNRLIKQFDDMRKVMKQMSNPAAMASMMKRMPKM, translated from the coding sequence ATGTTTGAAAATCTTTCGGATAAACTCGACAGGGCATTTAAAGTACTGAAGGGTCAGGGAACCATTACAGAAATAAACGTGGCGGAAACCATGAAGGAGATCCGCAAGGCACTCCTTGATGCCGACGTTAACTATAAAACAGCAAAAGCATTTACTGATGATGTTAGGCAGAAGGCGCTGGGCCAAAATGTATTAACATCAATATCTCCAGGCCAGTTATTAACCAAAATTATGAATGATGAACTTACCCAGTTAATGGGTGGTTCAACAGCCGAATTGAATTTTCCGGCTACACCAACAATAATTTTGATAGCGGGTTTAAACGGTGCAGGTAAAACAACCTTTACCGGTAAACTGGCTAATTTTTTAAAAACACAGAAAGGTAAAAAGCCTTTATTGGTTGCCGGCGACGTTTATCGCCCGGCGGCTATCGAGCAATTAAAGGTTTTGGGCGAGCAGATCGGTGTTCCTGTTTATGCAAACCTGGAATCAAAGGATCCGATAGCGATAGCCCGCGAAGGTGTGGCTTTGGCCAAACAAAACGGCAATAATGTGGTAATTGTAGATACCGCCGGTCGCTTGTCCATCGATGAGGCCATGATGGTGGAGATTGAGCAGGTAAAGGCCGCGCTTAACCCGCACGAGATATTGTTTGTTGTTGACTCCATGACCGGTCAGGATGCGGTAAACACAGCCAAAGTATTTAACGACAGGCTCGACTTTACCGGTGTGGTATTAACTAAATTGGACGGTGATACCCGTGGTGGTGCTGCCCTGTCTATTAAATCGGTAGTAAATAAGCCGATTAAGTTTATAGGTACCGGCGAAAAAATGGAGGCCCTTGATGTTTTCCACCCGGATCGGATGGCATCCCGTATATTGGGAATGGGCGACGTAGTATCGTTGGTAGAGCGTGCCCAGCAACAATTTGACGAAAAGCAAGCCGCCGAACTACAGAAAAAGATCCGCAAAAATAAATTTGACTTTAACGACTTTTATGGCCAGATCCAGCAGATCAAAAAAATGGGTAACATGAAAGATCTGATGGGAATGATACCTGGCGTTGGTAAAGCCATGAAGGATGTTGAAATTGACGACAATGCATTTAAAGCCATTGAGGCCATTATCCAATCCATGACTCCTTTTGAAAAAGAGAATCCGGATAGCATTAACCAAAGCAGGCGCAACCGCATAGCTAATGGATCAGGCACTAACTTGCAGGAGGTGAACCGGTTGATTAAGCAGTTTGATGATATGCGTAAAGTGATGAAGCAAATGAGTAACCCCGCCGCAATGGCCAGCATGATGAAGCGAATGCCCAAGATGTAA
- a CDS encoding Nif3-like dinuclear metal center hexameric protein — protein MKLSELTGYLESLAPLTYQEEYDNSGLIVGNPDADIHQALVSLDCTEAVVDEAIAKGCQVIVSHHPIVFRGLKKFTGKTYIERVVAKSIRHDIAIYAIHTNLDNMDTGVNARICQTLGLQNCRILSPKQNLLKKLVTFVPDNYAGKVRDALFNAGAGHIGNYSDCSFNTNGTGTFKGGADTDPFVGEPGKRHLEPEVRLETVFPANLESKVLMALFMEHPYEEVAYDLYPITNQYQNIGSGMVGELETAIDEASFLQLVKYKMKTPVIRHTNLRGKAVKKVAVCGGSGSFLLKQAIAAGADVFITADFKYHEFFDADEKLVVADIGHFESEQFTQNLLCEIIRKKFANFAVRLTEVNTNPIKYLI, from the coding sequence ATGAAATTATCCGAACTAACCGGTTATCTTGAAAGCCTCGCCCCCCTTACTTACCAGGAAGAATACGATAATTCGGGTTTAATTGTTGGAAACCCAGATGCAGATATCCATCAGGCCTTGGTATCGCTCGACTGTACAGAAGCTGTGGTTGACGAAGCCATCGCCAAAGGCTGCCAGGTCATTGTTTCTCATCACCCCATTGTGTTTCGTGGTTTAAAAAAATTTACCGGCAAAACTTATATCGAGCGGGTTGTTGCCAAGTCCATCAGGCATGATATAGCTATTTATGCCATCCATACTAACCTGGATAATATGGATACCGGCGTAAACGCGCGTATTTGCCAAACGCTTGGCTTACAAAACTGCCGCATCCTTTCGCCAAAACAAAATCTGCTGAAAAAGCTGGTTACTTTTGTACCCGATAATTACGCCGGCAAGGTACGCGATGCATTGTTTAATGCGGGAGCCGGCCATATTGGCAATTACAGCGATTGCAGCTTTAACACTAACGGAACCGGTACTTTTAAGGGAGGCGCCGATACTGATCCCTTTGTTGGAGAACCGGGTAAACGGCATTTGGAGCCCGAAGTAAGGCTGGAAACCGTTTTTCCTGCCAACCTGGAAAGTAAAGTACTGATGGCTTTATTTATGGAGCACCCTTATGAGGAAGTAGCTTACGACTTATATCCCATTACCAATCAATATCAAAACATAGGCTCGGGCATGGTAGGAGAGCTGGAAACAGCGATAGACGAAGCCTCCTTTTTGCAATTGGTTAAGTATAAAATGAAAACTCCCGTAATACGGCATACTAATTTGAGGGGTAAAGCCGTTAAAAAAGTAGCTGTTTGCGGAGGCTCGGGGAGCTTTTTGTTAAAGCAGGCCATAGCCGCCGGGGCGGATGTTTTTATAACGGCTGATTTTAAGTATCACGAGTTTTTTGATGCCGACGAAAAGTTGGTTGTAGCGGATATCGGACATTTTGAAAGTGAGCAATTTACGCAGAATTTATTATGTGAAATTATTCGGAAAAAATTTGCTAACTTTGCCGTCCGTTTAACAGAAGTAAATACAAACCCCATCAAATATTTGATTTAA
- a CDS encoding zinc ribbon domain-containing protein codes for MEQTVEQKLKALYDLQTIHTKVDKIRQVRGELPMEVSDLEDDVAGLETRIEKIKSELDDLEDSIVTRKNLIRDAQANTKKYEAQLNDVKNNREYDAISKEIEIQGLDIQVSEKKIKEYGFEIATKTQIYEKAVADLEERQKDLDIKKAELDTITAETQKEEQDLLALADKAKENIEERLLIAYTRLRQNAKNGLAVVTIQRDSCSGCFNQIPPQRQSDIRQRKKIIVCEHCGRILVDEQMALEAEPA; via the coding sequence ATGGAACAAACCGTAGAACAAAAGCTTAAAGCTTTATACGACCTACAAACAATCCACACTAAGGTTGACAAAATACGCCAGGTAAGAGGTGAACTTCCGATGGAAGTTTCGGACCTGGAGGATGATGTTGCCGGATTGGAAACCCGTATTGAGAAGATAAAAAGTGAATTGGATGATCTGGAAGATTCAATCGTAACCAGAAAAAATCTAATCAGAGACGCTCAGGCAAATACCAAAAAGTATGAAGCCCAGCTGAACGATGTTAAGAACAACCGTGAATATGACGCAATTTCGAAAGAAATTGAAATTCAGGGCCTTGATATACAGGTAAGCGAAAAAAAGATCAAGGAATATGGCTTTGAAATAGCTACTAAAACCCAGATCTATGAAAAAGCTGTAGCCGACCTGGAAGAACGCCAGAAAGACCTGGATATTAAAAAAGCGGAATTGGATACCATTACCGCCGAAACACAGAAGGAAGAACAAGATTTATTGGCCCTGGCCGATAAAGCAAAAGAAAACATTGAAGAGCGTTTACTGATAGCTTACACCCGCCTGCGTCAAAATGCAAAAAATGGCCTGGCTGTAGTTACTATCCAGCGCGATTCGTGCTCAGGCTGTTTTAACCAGATCCCGCCGCAAAGGCAATCAGATATCCGTCAACGTAAAAAGATCATCGTGTGCGAACATTGTGGCCGTATTTTGGTTGATGAACAGATGGCACTTGAAGCTGAACCTGCTTAA
- a CDS encoding IS3 family transposase, whose protein sequence is MKKSHGLSQGKRSPRTHEWAKAIEELRPEHDVSILLDCKQMARSVFYYHRKRLNDDKYKHEKEEIASIYHLHKGRYGYRRVTAEMKNRGYSINHKTVQKLMGTLGLKCNIRKVSYRSYKGEVGKIAPNVLERDFEANLPNQKWATDVTQMNIKGEKIYLSPIIDMFNGEVISYSISKSPNMQMIDEMLYEAFDKVKDIRGLIFHSDQGWQYQHYGYRKALEKHGIIQSMSRKGNCLDNALAESFFGILKTELLYKQSFETAEEFITSLKEYIHYYNNERIKNRLNGKSPVEYRALVQKT, encoded by the coding sequence ATTAAAAAAAGTCACGGCCTTAGTCAAGGAAAAAGAAGCCCGCGAACGCATGAGTGGGCAAAAGCCATCGAAGAACTAAGGCCCGAACATGATGTTTCAATTCTATTGGATTGCAAACAGATGGCTCGTTCTGTATTTTATTATCATCGCAAGCGCCTAAATGATGATAAATACAAGCATGAAAAAGAAGAGATCGCAAGTATATACCACTTGCATAAAGGCAGATATGGTTATCGGCGGGTCACCGCCGAAATGAAGAACCGGGGTTATAGCATAAATCACAAGACTGTCCAAAAATTGATGGGAACATTAGGCCTAAAATGCAATATCAGGAAAGTAAGTTATCGCTCATACAAAGGTGAGGTTGGTAAAATTGCCCCTAATGTACTTGAAAGGGATTTTGAGGCAAATCTGCCTAATCAGAAATGGGCTACGGATGTCACTCAGATGAACATTAAAGGGGAGAAGATCTATTTATCTCCTATAATTGACATGTTCAACGGGGAAGTCATTTCTTATAGTATTTCAAAATCTCCAAATATGCAGATGATAGATGAAATGTTATATGAGGCTTTTGATAAAGTGAAAGATATAAGGGGACTTATTTTTCACTCTGACCAAGGGTGGCAATATCAACATTATGGATATAGAAAGGCTTTGGAAAAACATGGAATTATTCAAAGCATGTCCAGAAAGGGAAACTGCTTGGATAATGCCTTGGCCGAAAGCTTCTTTGGGATCTTAAAGACAGAATTACTGTACAAACAGAGCTTTGAAACTGCGGAAGAATTTATAACTTCGTTAAAAGAATACATTCATTACTATAACAATGAAAGAATAAAAAACAGGTTAAATGGAAAGAGCCCGGTGGAATACCGAGCTCTCGTACAAAAAACTTAA
- a CDS encoding IS1182 family transposase, whose amino-acid sequence MASGKPTFKPYYQSQVMAIPPTLDELVAKGHPVRIVNDIVNRINIQGLLDAYHIKGTSSYHPQMLLKVLVYGYVSNVYSSRKLETACKENINLMWLSGMSYPDHNTINRFRGVRLKDALRSVFEEVVKLLAEEGLLSIEEVYTDGTKIEANANRYTFVWKKAIQTNKEKMKKALGEIWEYAQSIAKAEDNLPEPPDFTDISPKRVQDTVDTLNAVLAEKPHTSKKMKAKLKYVSREYPKKIAEYERKEAILGNRNSFSKTDTDATFMRMKEDHMQNGQLKAGYNVQISTSNQFIVNYTIHPNPTDTTTLQAHLEQHKASYGKTLETITADAGYGSEENYDLLEARNIEAYVKYGMFDKQQSEHYNTKQPFSADKLFYDPAQDCYICPMGQRMHYIGDGKRKTSTGFEQTSKRYQAKNCSGCPLNGACHKSQGNRIIEVNENLKRHKAIAYGLLNSEKGIEKRKQRCYDVEPVFGNIKQNHGFRRFMLRGKEKVAIEWGLLAIAQNIRKKAA is encoded by the coding sequence ATGGCATCCGGAAAACCAACTTTCAAGCCCTACTACCAATCCCAGGTCATGGCCATTCCGCCTACCTTAGATGAACTTGTAGCAAAAGGTCATCCTGTTCGTATTGTAAATGATATTGTTAACAGGATCAATATACAGGGTCTTTTGGACGCTTATCATATTAAGGGCACCTCAAGCTACCACCCACAGATGTTGCTAAAAGTTTTGGTTTATGGCTATGTCAGCAACGTTTACAGCAGCAGAAAGCTGGAAACGGCCTGTAAAGAGAACATCAACTTGATGTGGCTGAGCGGAATGAGCTATCCAGACCACAATACCATTAACCGTTTTCGTGGTGTTCGCCTTAAGGACGCCCTGCGCAGCGTTTTCGAGGAAGTAGTAAAACTGTTAGCCGAAGAAGGCCTGTTAAGCATTGAAGAAGTCTATACCGATGGCACCAAGATAGAGGCCAATGCCAACAGATACACTTTTGTATGGAAAAAGGCGATCCAGACCAATAAGGAAAAGATGAAAAAAGCGCTGGGTGAAATCTGGGAATATGCTCAAAGTATAGCCAAAGCCGAAGATAACCTCCCTGAACCACCGGATTTTACGGATATCAGCCCAAAAAGGGTACAGGATACGGTGGATACGCTCAACGCGGTACTGGCCGAGAAGCCCCATACCAGTAAAAAGATGAAGGCAAAGCTGAAATATGTAAGCAGGGAATACCCCAAGAAAATAGCCGAATATGAACGCAAAGAGGCCATTCTGGGCAATCGAAACAGCTTCAGCAAGACCGATACCGATGCAACCTTCATGCGGATGAAGGAAGACCACATGCAGAACGGACAGCTTAAAGCAGGCTACAACGTTCAGATCTCCACATCCAACCAGTTCATCGTCAATTACACCATCCACCCGAACCCCACCGACACCACGACATTACAAGCGCATTTAGAGCAACACAAGGCCAGTTATGGTAAAACCCTGGAAACTATTACTGCAGATGCCGGTTACGGAAGTGAAGAAAATTATGACCTGTTAGAAGCCCGGAATATTGAAGCCTATGTTAAATATGGGATGTTCGATAAACAGCAGAGCGAACATTACAATACCAAGCAGCCATTTAGTGCCGACAAACTGTTCTATGATCCGGCCCAGGATTGCTACATCTGCCCGATGGGACAAAGAATGCACTATATCGGTGATGGAAAGCGAAAAACAAGTACCGGCTTTGAGCAGACCAGCAAAAGGTATCAGGCAAAGAATTGTTCTGGCTGTCCATTAAATGGGGCCTGCCATAAATCTCAGGGGAATAGAATTATAGAGGTTAACGAAAATCTAAAGCGACATAAAGCAATAGCGTACGGACTGCTCAATAGTGAAAAGGGCATCGAAAAACGAAAGCAGCGATGTTATGATGTTGAACCAGTTTTCGGAAATATCAAACAGAACCACGGGTTCCGCCGCTTTATGCTCCGCGGCAAGGAAAAAGTGGCAATCGAATGGGGGTTATTGGCAATTGCACAAAACATCAGGAAAAAAGCAGCTTAA
- a CDS encoding MarR family winged helix-turn-helix transcriptional regulator: MNEQNLQLASDLRTVITRLNKKLRKKSVSAEKLSLTERSTIALLDQHKTLLPSELAAMEKITTQSMSQILNHLFELGCVTRTPSETDKRKVLISLSPAGQEILYKARTEKDEWLNKVLTDHFSEAERVLLTKAVGPLTRLVDFD, encoded by the coding sequence ATGAACGAGCAAAACCTGCAATTAGCATCAGACCTGCGAACAGTTATTACCCGCCTCAATAAGAAGCTAAGGAAGAAATCGGTATCGGCCGAAAAACTGTCGCTTACCGAACGATCAACCATTGCCCTGCTTGATCAGCATAAAACATTATTGCCGAGCGAGCTGGCCGCTATGGAGAAAATAACCACACAATCAATGTCGCAAATTTTAAATCACCTTTTTGAATTGGGGTGTGTAACGCGTACCCCATCCGAAACAGATAAACGGAAGGTATTGATTTCCCTTTCACCGGCCGGGCAGGAAATTTTGTACAAAGCAAGGACGGAGAAAGATGAGTGGCTCAACAAAGTTTTAACTGATCATTTTTCTGAAGCGGAAAGGGTATTGTTAACTAAGGCCGTAGGGCCGCTAACGCGCCTTGTAGATTTTGATTAA